The Gemmatimonadaceae bacterium genome window below encodes:
- the rplS gene encoding 50S ribosomal protein L19: MHAFIETQKEFMRSDIPPFRPGDTLRVAVRVKEGDKERLQAFEGICIARRGSGVSETFVMRKVSNGVGVERIFPVHSPMIGTVTVVRRGRVRRAKLYYLRNASGKQGRIRERKTHLGQAAEE, from the coding sequence ATGCACGCGTTCATCGAAACCCAAAAAGAATTCATGCGCTCCGACATCCCCCCGTTTCGTCCTGGGGATACGCTGCGCGTTGCTGTTCGCGTGAAAGAAGGCGACAAGGAACGGCTGCAGGCCTTTGAAGGCATCTGCATTGCCCGCCGCGGGAGCGGCGTCAGCGAAACGTTCGTCATGCGCAAGGTCTCCAACGGCGTCGGCGTCGAGCGCATCTTCCCCGTGCACAGCCCGATGATCGGCACCGTCACCGTCGTCCGCCGTGGACGCGTGCGTCGCGCCAAGCTTTACTACCTGCGCAACGCAAGCGGCAAGCAAGGCCGCATCCGCGAGCGGAAGACGCACCTCGGGCAAGCCGCCGAGGAGTAA
- a CDS encoding ribonuclease HII yields the protein MGGRRGADSPRRAGVHRLRWTTIERDLRRQGASLIAGVDEVGRGCLAGPVVACAVIMPPEARALPGVDDSKMLPAARRRILAARIAERAVSFALGAASVLEIERFNIYHASALAMRRALRRLRAAPDRILVDGRPIRSLGIEHTAIVDGDDKCYSIACASIIAKVTRDRLMTYLAKRHPAYSWERNCGYATPIHIQALRDTGSSRHHRKAFVDTALYGPPQLELSLDDANVPDSVATLIADTFQTLPPEQPTL from the coding sequence ATGGGCGGACGGCGCGGCGCGGACTCGCCTCGGCGCGCCGGCGTACACCGCCTACGCTGGACCACCATCGAACGGGACCTGCGCCGCCAAGGCGCGTCGTTGATTGCCGGCGTCGATGAAGTCGGGCGCGGCTGCCTCGCCGGCCCCGTGGTCGCCTGTGCCGTCATCATGCCGCCCGAGGCGCGCGCGCTGCCCGGCGTCGACGACTCCAAGATGCTCCCCGCGGCCCGACGCCGCATCCTCGCCGCCCGCATCGCCGAGCGCGCCGTGTCGTTTGCGTTAGGCGCCGCGTCGGTGCTCGAGATCGAGCGCTTCAACATCTACCACGCGTCCGCGCTCGCCATGCGCCGCGCCCTCCGCCGCCTCCGCGCCGCGCCCGACCGCATCCTCGTCGACGGCCGCCCGATTCGATCGTTAGGCATCGAGCACACCGCCATCGTCGACGGCGACGATAAGTGCTACAGCATCGCGTGCGCGTCGATCATCGCCAAGGTGACCCGCGACCGCTTGATGACGTACCTCGCAAAGCGCCACCCCGCCTATAGCTGGGAACGGAACTGCGGGTACGCCACGCCCATCCACATTCAAGCGCTCCGCGACACCGGCTCCAGCCGGCACCACCGCAAAGCGTTCGTCGACACCGCGCTCTACGGGCCCCCGCAGCTCGAGCTGTCGCTCGATGATGCAAACGTCCCGGACAGCGTTGCCACGCTCATCGCCGACACGTTTCAAACCCTGCCGCCCGAGCAACCCACCCTGTGA
- a CDS encoding SDR family oxidoreductase yields the protein MTTPQPPVPVFRPGLFDGQIALVTGGGTGIGFGVAQLLAELGATVVLASRNQAHLDPAVEQLRSVGRKAASLVLDVRDADGVKAAVRSVADAHGRIDVLVNNAAGNFYVPSESMSANAWRSVLEIDLSGTFFCSQAVMPVMRDRGGGRIVNISMTLHYRGWPLMAHATAAKAGIDALTRTLALEWARHGIRVNAVAPGPIPTEGVKKAFAALPGQPQDVFSAERAMDDYARRAIPLARMGSPRDIANMVAFLASPAGDWITGAIMVVDGGEWLRKSPN from the coding sequence GTGACGACACCGCAGCCGCCGGTTCCGGTCTTCCGACCCGGGCTCTTCGACGGCCAAATCGCGCTCGTCACGGGTGGCGGCACCGGCATCGGATTCGGCGTTGCCCAACTGCTCGCCGAGCTCGGCGCGACGGTCGTGCTCGCCAGCCGCAACCAGGCGCATCTCGATCCCGCCGTCGAACAGCTGCGCTCCGTTGGGCGGAAGGCAGCGTCGTTGGTCCTCGATGTCCGCGATGCCGATGGCGTCAAAGCCGCCGTTCGCTCGGTCGCCGACGCGCACGGCCGAATCGATGTGCTCGTCAACAACGCGGCGGGAAATTTCTACGTCCCGTCGGAATCGATGAGCGCCAACGCCTGGCGCTCGGTGCTCGAAATCGACCTCTCCGGCACGTTCTTCTGCTCGCAAGCAGTGATGCCGGTAATGCGCGATCGGGGCGGCGGGCGCATCGTCAACATCTCCATGACGCTGCACTACCGCGGATGGCCGCTCATGGCGCACGCGACGGCGGCAAAAGCCGGGATCGACGCACTCACCCGCACGCTGGCGCTCGAATGGGCTCGCCACGGCATTCGTGTGAATGCCGTCGCGCCTGGACCGATCCCTACCGAGGGCGTGAAAAAAGCGTTCGCGGCGCTGCCCGGCCAACCACAGGACGTGTTTTCCGCCGAGCGCGCCATGGACGACTACGCGCGACGAGCGATTCCTCTCGCGCGCATGGGTTCACCGCGCGACATCGCGAACATGGTCGCCTTTCTTGCATCGCCGGCCGGCGACTGGATCACCGGCGCCATCATGGTGGTCGACGGCGGTGAATGGTTGCGGAAGAGTCCGAATTGA
- a CDS encoding OmpA family protein has product MKHQLKTIAVVALVAPVMAACASKGFVRQNLASGLAAQKAYTDSSVSNERTARMAADSSLSNDVASLRKDLDSLRTEFGAKITALESGLQFALPVHFAFDDATVRDEDHDALDRFAKIAQKYYPGSTITVEGFADPAGSQRYNVKLSERRAEAVKAYLASQGLTDQVNTVGYGKTRLVVPGAEKDAPGAEKNRRVVFVIESKGDSTATTASTMQ; this is encoded by the coding sequence ATGAAACACCAGCTCAAGACCATCGCGGTAGTTGCGCTTGTCGCACCAGTGATGGCTGCCTGTGCCTCCAAGGGCTTCGTCAGACAGAATCTGGCGTCAGGCCTCGCGGCGCAGAAGGCGTACACTGACTCGTCGGTCTCGAATGAGCGCACGGCGCGCATGGCCGCCGACAGCTCACTCTCCAATGACGTGGCCTCGTTGCGCAAGGATCTCGACAGCCTTCGCACCGAATTCGGCGCGAAGATCACCGCGCTCGAGAGCGGGCTCCAGTTCGCACTGCCTGTGCACTTCGCCTTCGACGACGCCACCGTTCGTGACGAAGATCACGACGCGCTCGATCGCTTCGCGAAGATCGCGCAGAAGTATTATCCCGGCTCGACCATCACGGTCGAAGGCTTTGCCGATCCGGCCGGCTCGCAGCGCTACAACGTGAAGCTCTCCGAGCGTCGCGCTGAGGCGGTCAAGGCGTATCTGGCGTCGCAGGGACTGACGGACCAGGTCAACACGGTCGGCTACGGCAAGACGCGCCTCGTGGTGCCGGGCGCCGAAAAGGATGCACCGGGAGCGGAGAAGAATCGCCGCGTCGTGTTCGTCATCGAGAGCAAGGGCGACTCGACCGCGACCACCGCGTCCACCATGCAGTGA
- a CDS encoding lysylphosphatidylglycerol synthase transmembrane domain-containing protein: MAGRLSKNRWLHGALTLGMVALVVYYARTVHWDASWRAIRSASPWLLFLAALANLATVAAKAVVWWIFLRPVGAPSLGLAMRATAAGAGINNLLIANSGEAARAVLVTRSSAASGTGVVAALALERLFDFIGYVLVLIGAAFLLPLPESVARWRPEAVGVLGAIVVVLIALLAHAPHPPPAGQEITGTVARMRAGFERFIERLAHIVTLRRMGAALVLTLVNWGTQIASYHLTAVAAHFPISIAGSITAMLLVNVGFLARATPGNVGFFQFVYAATAQAMGLSKDAAVGVALLLQVVQNGPVTVLGAALAPDLVLSARKRKAAGAGAPADGAEGSAT, encoded by the coding sequence ATGGCCGGTCGACTGAGCAAGAACCGATGGCTGCACGGTGCCCTGACGTTGGGCATGGTGGCGCTCGTCGTGTATTACGCGCGAACGGTCCATTGGGATGCATCGTGGCGCGCGATCCGCTCGGCGTCGCCGTGGCTGCTGTTCCTGGCTGCGCTTGCGAACCTCGCCACGGTGGCTGCCAAAGCAGTGGTGTGGTGGATATTCCTGAGGCCGGTGGGCGCGCCGTCGTTGGGCCTGGCGATGCGTGCGACGGCGGCAGGCGCGGGGATCAACAATCTGCTCATTGCGAACAGCGGCGAAGCGGCGCGCGCGGTGCTGGTGACGCGCAGCTCGGCGGCGTCGGGGACGGGCGTGGTGGCGGCGCTGGCGCTCGAACGGCTTTTCGATTTCATCGGCTACGTGCTCGTGCTCATCGGCGCGGCGTTTCTGCTGCCGCTGCCGGAGAGCGTTGCGCGGTGGCGACCCGAAGCCGTCGGGGTGCTCGGCGCGATCGTCGTCGTGCTGATTGCGTTGCTTGCGCACGCGCCGCATCCGCCTCCGGCGGGTCAAGAAATCACGGGGACGGTCGCGCGGATGCGTGCGGGCTTCGAGCGATTCATCGAGCGTCTTGCGCACATCGTCACGCTGCGGCGCATGGGGGCGGCGCTCGTGCTCACGTTGGTGAACTGGGGGACGCAGATCGCGTCATATCATCTGACGGCGGTTGCGGCGCACTTTCCCATTTCGATTGCCGGGAGCATCACCGCGATGCTGTTGGTGAACGTCGGATTTCTGGCGCGTGCGACGCCAGGCAACGTCGGCTTCTTTCAATTCGTGTATGCGGCCACTGCCCAGGCGATGGGGCTGTCCAAGGATGCCGCTGTGGGCGTCGCGTTGCTGTTGCAAGTCGTGCAGAACGGTCCGGTGACTGTGTTAGGCGCGGCGTTGGCGCCGGATCTGGTGCTCTCGGCGCGGAAGCGAAAGGCGGCCGGTGCGGGGGCGCCGGCGGACGGCGCCGAAGGGAGCGCGACGTAG
- a CDS encoding carboxypeptidase regulatory-like domain-containing protein, with the protein MILHPGCTKRLIRLASAALALAAAGMSVHVSAAAQVGTTTDILTGMVTDPLGHPIEGADVEAMSLETEISRHAHTNDKGRYTIVFPDGGGQYRVTVRFIGMAPSVVSVARQADEDRLVSDIHMSPTAQRLATVTVNARRNNRRGNQRTPGSTERDITSEMAARLPVDASDLNALATLAPGVVGLDGTDSTDAAFSVAGLRPTANSLTLDGLSFGSGNGAVPQDAVRSTQVITSTYNVARGEFSGGLVASTTRGGTNVPEGSFTYTLRDQALAWGAGDSSLSAAYTQNQLGGGFGGPIVKDKLFVFGAVQGRWRDNSLASLLNVNPAVLQRLGVNADSLDRFLSLVGAAGVRPDLPDIPPTRSAGNTLGLVRADWLISDNQTLMIRGDWRDITQNPTRVSQFALPQTGGVSDETGGGVMGVLTSYFGGSFINELRAYWSRDHRAADPFMDLPDGRVQVASQLADSLNGISALAFGGSIGLPQRTNNTSFESTEELSWLPGSGTHRIKAGLYYDRTRYDQDVTTNEFGTYFYSSLQQLADNQPAEFTRTLAPNVRAGASENAAFYLGDIWRIGRVLQLTYGARMEGATESGAPAFNPLVDSLFGRRTDRFPTELSVSPRLGFTALLGGAGGFASTIIRGGVGEFRSPTPTGLFAAAQGATGLPGTESQLVCIGEQVPVPDWTSFALDPSTIPTQCVGGAGTTFNQLQPNVVVFDPNFTSPRAWRASLGVQRRVFDRIGLNVDANWTRGVSQYGFSDLNLDTLPKFRLADEGNRPVYVSPADIDPVSGVVNSAASRLHPELGDVIQVQSNLASESGQVTFGLNGFTDAGAVYSISYTFTKARDQSSFSCCSATAGFGSPTTAGNPNRPEWSNSNFQREHSFIGTFTVPVNPAIEITSIARLSSGAPFTPLVASDINGDGARNDRAFIFDPAATADTAVANAMRRVLASASPSVRDCLLEQLGAVAARNSCQGPWQPAFDLQLNIRPNILGLDRRLTLSIVTTNLISGIDELLHGANGAHGWGAVRLPDPTLLFVRGFDQSTNSFVYSVNERFGSTAASAAAFRVPFQIGFQGHFALGPDRMRDRLRAAFGGGRGGRGGGNQPQTGPGTASDFASRMGRGFTNPVAGIISLEDSLHLTADQVAKLTPIAAALEAKNDSVQAAIRKRIDDAGSNADPRALVLSLRPRLAEARDARQHALDAAKKVLTPAQWNSLPDELKSTGRGAPARRP; encoded by the coding sequence ATGATCCTCCACCCTGGGTGCACCAAGCGCTTGATTCGCCTGGCGTCGGCGGCGCTTGCCCTTGCCGCCGCCGGGATGTCCGTCCACGTGTCCGCCGCCGCACAGGTCGGAACGACCACCGACATCCTAACGGGAATGGTCACCGATCCCCTCGGGCACCCGATCGAGGGCGCCGATGTCGAGGCGATGTCGTTGGAAACGGAGATCTCGCGGCACGCGCACACCAACGACAAGGGACGATACACGATCGTCTTCCCGGATGGCGGCGGCCAGTATCGCGTCACGGTCCGCTTCATTGGCATGGCGCCGTCGGTCGTTTCGGTCGCGCGCCAGGCAGACGAAGATCGACTGGTGAGCGACATCCACATGTCGCCGACGGCCCAGCGTCTGGCCACCGTCACAGTGAACGCCCGGCGCAACAATCGCCGCGGAAACCAGCGCACGCCGGGATCCACCGAACGCGACATCACGTCCGAAATGGCCGCACGTCTGCCGGTGGACGCAAGCGACCTCAACGCGCTGGCGACGCTCGCGCCCGGCGTCGTCGGTCTCGATGGCACGGACTCCACCGATGCAGCGTTCTCCGTTGCCGGTCTTCGCCCAACGGCAAACTCCCTGACGCTCGACGGCCTCAGCTTTGGTTCGGGCAATGGCGCCGTGCCGCAGGATGCCGTCCGCTCGACGCAGGTCATAACCAGCACCTACAATGTTGCGCGCGGAGAGTTTAGCGGCGGCCTCGTAGCGTCCACGACGCGCGGTGGGACCAACGTCCCCGAGGGCTCCTTCACCTACACCCTGCGCGATCAGGCCCTCGCGTGGGGCGCGGGTGATTCATCGCTCTCGGCCGCCTACACGCAGAACCAGCTCGGCGGCGGCTTCGGCGGCCCGATCGTGAAGGACAAGCTGTTCGTGTTCGGCGCGGTGCAGGGCCGGTGGCGCGACAACTCGCTGGCGTCGCTGCTCAACGTGAACCCCGCCGTGCTGCAGCGGTTAGGCGTGAACGCCGATTCGCTCGACCGCTTCCTCTCGCTCGTCGGCGCGGCGGGCGTTCGGCCCGATCTCCCCGACATCCCGCCCACGCGCAGCGCCGGCAATACGTTAGGCCTGGTGCGCGCCGACTGGCTCATCTCGGACAACCAGACGCTCATGATTCGCGGCGACTGGCGCGACATCACGCAGAATCCCACGCGCGTGAGCCAGTTCGCGCTGCCGCAAACCGGCGGTGTGTCGGACGAAACCGGTGGCGGAGTGATGGGCGTGCTCACGTCGTACTTCGGCGGCAGCTTCATCAACGAGCTGCGCGCATACTGGTCGCGCGACCATCGCGCTGCCGATCCGTTCATGGACCTGCCGGACGGCCGGGTGCAGGTCGCCTCGCAGCTGGCCGACAGTCTCAACGGAATCTCGGCCCTCGCGTTCGGCGGCAGCATTGGACTGCCCCAGCGCACGAACAACACGAGCTTCGAGTCCACGGAAGAATTGTCGTGGCTCCCGGGGAGCGGCACGCACCGCATCAAGGCGGGACTCTACTACGACCGCACGCGCTACGACCAGGATGTCACGACCAACGAGTTCGGCACCTACTTCTATTCGTCGCTGCAGCAGCTGGCCGACAACCAGCCGGCGGAATTCACACGCACGCTTGCGCCTAACGTGCGGGCCGGCGCCAGCGAGAACGCGGCGTTCTACCTGGGAGACATCTGGCGCATTGGCCGCGTGCTCCAGCTCACGTACGGCGCGCGCATGGAAGGCGCCACGGAGTCCGGCGCCCCGGCATTCAACCCCCTCGTCGATTCGCTGTTCGGCCGCCGCACCGACCGGTTCCCCACCGAGTTGAGCGTCAGCCCGCGACTCGGCTTCACGGCGCTGTTAGGCGGCGCGGGAGGCTTCGCCTCGACCATCATCCGCGGCGGCGTCGGCGAATTCCGCAGCCCGACGCCGACCGGCCTCTTCGCCGCGGCGCAGGGCGCCACCGGCCTCCCGGGCACCGAATCCCAGCTCGTGTGCATCGGCGAGCAGGTGCCGGTCCCCGACTGGACATCGTTCGCGCTCGACCCCTCGACGATTCCGACCCAGTGCGTCGGTGGCGCCGGCACGACGTTCAATCAGCTGCAGCCCAACGTCGTCGTGTTCGACCCGAATTTCACGTCGCCGCGCGCCTGGCGCGCGTCGTTAGGCGTGCAGCGCCGCGTCTTCGACCGGATCGGCCTCAATGTCGATGCCAATTGGACGCGCGGCGTCAGCCAGTACGGCTTCTCCGATCTGAATCTCGACACGCTGCCAAAGTTTCGCCTGGCCGACGAGGGCAACCGGCCGGTGTACGTGTCGCCCGCCGACATCGACCCGGTGAGCGGCGTCGTGAACAGCGCCGCCTCGCGGCTCCATCCCGAGCTGGGGGACGTCATTCAGGTGCAGTCGAATCTCGCCTCCGAGTCGGGGCAGGTGACCTTTGGCCTCAACGGATTCACGGACGCCGGCGCGGTGTATTCGATTTCGTACACGTTCACCAAAGCGCGCGACCAATCGTCGTTCTCCTGCTGCTCGGCCACCGCGGGCTTTGGTTCACCGACCACCGCCGGCAATCCGAATCGGCCGGAATGGTCCAACAGCAACTTTCAGCGCGAGCACTCGTTCATCGGCACGTTCACGGTGCCCGTCAATCCCGCCATCGAGATCACGAGCATCGCGCGGCTCTCGTCCGGCGCGCCGTTCACGCCGCTCGTCGCGTCCGACATCAACGGCGACGGCGCGCGCAACGACCGCGCGTTCATCTTCGATCCGGCCGCCACGGCCGACACCGCGGTCGCCAACGCGATGCGGCGCGTGCTGGCCTCTGCCTCGCCGTCCGTTCGCGACTGCCTGCTCGAGCAACTCGGCGCGGTGGCCGCGCGCAACAGCTGCCAGGGCCCGTGGCAGCCGGCGTTCGACTTGCAGCTCAACATCCGGCCCAACATCCTCGGCCTCGATCGCCGCCTAACGCTCTCGATCGTGACGACGAACCTGATCTCGGGCATCGACGAGCTGCTGCACGGCGCCAACGGCGCGCACGGATGGGGCGCGGTCCGCCTGCCCGATCCGACGCTCCTCTTCGTGCGCGGGTTCGACCAGTCGACGAACAGCTTCGTCTACTCGGTCAACGAGCGCTTCGGCTCCACGGCGGCGTCGGCCGCTGCCTTCCGCGTGCCGTTCCAGATCGGATTCCAGGGACACTTTGCGTTAGGCCCGGACCGCATGCGCGACCGGCTGCGCGCAGCGTTCGGCGGCGGGCGCGGCGGGCGCGGCGGTGGCAACCAGCCGCAGACCGGGCCCGGCACCGCGTCGGACTTCGCATCGCGCATGGGACGCGGGTTCACCAACCCGGTGGCCGGCATCATCTCGCTCGAGGATTCGCTGCACCTCACCGCCGACCAGGTCGCGAAGCTCACGCCGATCGCGGCGGCGCTCGAGGCGAAGAACGACAGCGTCCAGGCGGCGATACGGAAGCGGATCGATGATGCCGGCAGCAACGCCGACCCGCGCGCGCTGGTGCTGTCGCTCCGGCCGCGTCTCGCCGAAGCGCGTGACGCGCGCCAGCACGCACTCGACGCCGCCAAAAAGGTCCTGACACCAGCGCAATGGAATAGTCTGCCGGACGAGCTCAAGTCCACGGGCCGCGGCGCACCGGCGCGTCGGCCCTGA
- a CDS encoding ferritin-like domain-containing protein: MSLHDLGELYLDQIRDLYSAETQIVDALPKMVEAASHAQLKAGFQLHLDQTREHVRRLEQIARRFNEDPDGKTCQGMKGLLKEGKETMKERADSDVLDAALIADAQRVEHYEIAAYGCARTYAEALDRMEDARLLQQTLDEEAETDRKLTAIAESVVNPDAGARPTSTARLSDRDVTPSAARDIEPRAAAPSRRDIDEGDTPYSPEADLR, encoded by the coding sequence ATGTCTCTTCACGACCTCGGCGAACTGTACCTGGATCAGATCCGGGACCTCTACAGTGCCGAAACGCAGATCGTCGACGCACTTCCCAAAATGGTCGAGGCCGCGTCGCACGCTCAACTCAAGGCTGGCTTCCAGCTCCACCTCGATCAGACGCGGGAACATGTGCGCCGCCTCGAGCAAATCGCGCGGCGCTTCAACGAAGATCCCGACGGCAAGACGTGTCAGGGCATGAAGGGATTGCTGAAGGAAGGAAAGGAAACGATGAAAGAGCGCGCCGATTCCGACGTGCTCGACGCCGCACTCATTGCCGATGCGCAACGCGTGGAGCATTACGAGATCGCGGCCTACGGCTGCGCGCGCACCTATGCCGAGGCGCTCGATCGGATGGAGGATGCGCGTCTGCTGCAGCAAACTCTCGATGAGGAAGCCGAGACGGATCGCAAGCTGACGGCCATCGCCGAAAGCGTCGTCAATCCGGACGCGGGAGCGCGGCCGACGTCGACTGCGCGCTTGTCGGACCGCGACGTCACGCCATCCGCAGCCCGCGACATTGAGCCGCGCGCCGCCGCTCCATCGCGTCGCGACATCGACGAGGGCGACACGCCGTACTCGCCGGAAGCCGATCTGCGATAA
- a CDS encoding CocE/NonD family hydrolase, translated as MVRTPGRGTGVRGSAWLALALVLSVPVGLAAQGPDPHAVLVAQRNAIEQQLESEAVIDRSVMVTMRDGKRMLADVYRPKNASGKVPIVFVRTPYNFNWWDVKNGAPRDMSRELEAVRHGYAYVEMNERGHFYSEGNYDILGPPRTDGYDAIKWMATQPWSNGKVGLTGCSSTAEWQLGVVTEDNPGLATFNVQGFGAGVGRVGPYYEQGNWYRGGAVQMLFIDWLYGEQNQVRPMLAPNTSQADITLARKMFDLAPQMPPIDWSAQLWHLPEDSIISSIGGPPGIFDTKMPVATGGDMIARAPNDPAWYKGGLWNDSMSINKPGLWFMSWYDVSVSPNLAAYNWVRQHAQGDVANEQYAIIAPVLHCAYTRATAQTMIGDLDVGDARFPYDSLMYAWFDHFMKGEDNGILEKQPKVQYYVIGLNQWKSSPTWPPPGAKPMTFFLHSEGKANTLYGDGSLGDTPQPGADRPDGFAYDPANPVQTYGGGGCCEGNAVHFGSFDQRPVEARNDVLVYTTEPFKDGVEMSGPITVTLYVSSNRKDTDFTWRVDDVYPDGRAFNLIENIQRMRYRDGYDKPEVWMQPGKVYKVTFQPIDFSNYFKPGHRLRLEISSSNFPRFDRNMNTGGNNYDEKVGLVAQNAVHHDKQYPSAVTITVVPSGGGAVRAGGSQK; from the coding sequence ATGGTTCGTACTCCAGGACGCGGCACCGGCGTCCGCGGCTCGGCCTGGCTCGCGCTGGCGTTGGTGCTCTCCGTCCCCGTGGGCCTTGCCGCGCAAGGTCCGGATCCGCATGCCGTCCTCGTCGCCCAGCGGAACGCCATCGAGCAGCAGCTCGAATCCGAGGCGGTCATCGATCGCAGCGTCATGGTCACGATGCGCGACGGCAAGCGCATGCTGGCCGATGTCTACCGGCCCAAGAATGCCTCGGGCAAGGTCCCGATCGTGTTTGTCCGCACGCCCTACAACTTCAACTGGTGGGACGTGAAGAACGGCGCCCCGCGCGACATGAGCCGCGAGCTCGAGGCCGTCAGGCACGGCTATGCGTACGTCGAGATGAACGAGCGCGGGCACTTCTACTCCGAGGGCAACTACGATATCCTGGGTCCGCCGCGCACGGACGGCTACGATGCCATCAAATGGATGGCCACGCAGCCGTGGTCCAACGGCAAGGTTGGCCTAACGGGTTGCTCGTCGACCGCCGAATGGCAGCTGGGCGTCGTGACCGAGGACAACCCGGGGCTCGCGACGTTCAACGTGCAGGGCTTCGGCGCCGGCGTGGGCCGCGTCGGTCCGTACTACGAGCAGGGCAACTGGTATCGCGGCGGCGCCGTGCAGATGCTGTTCATCGACTGGCTCTACGGCGAACAGAATCAGGTCCGCCCGATGCTTGCGCCCAACACGTCGCAGGCCGACATCACGCTCGCGCGCAAGATGTTCGATCTGGCGCCGCAGATGCCGCCCATCGATTGGTCGGCGCAGCTCTGGCACCTGCCCGAGGACAGCATCATCAGCTCGATCGGCGGCCCGCCGGGCATCTTCGACACCAAGATGCCGGTGGCCACGGGCGGCGACATGATCGCGCGTGCGCCCAACGATCCGGCGTGGTACAAGGGCGGCCTGTGGAACGACAGTATGTCGATCAACAAGCCCGGACTCTGGTTCATGAGCTGGTACGACGTGTCCGTTTCGCCCAACCTGGCCGCGTACAACTGGGTGCGGCAGCACGCGCAGGGCGACGTGGCCAACGAGCAGTACGCCATCATCGCGCCGGTGCTGCACTGCGCGTACACGCGTGCGACGGCGCAGACGATGATCGGCGACCTCGACGTGGGCGATGCCCGGTTTCCGTACGACTCGCTCATGTATGCGTGGTTCGACCACTTCATGAAGGGCGAGGACAACGGCATTCTCGAGAAGCAGCCCAAGGTCCAGTACTACGTGATCGGGCTCAACCAGTGGAAGTCGTCACCCACCTGGCCGCCCCCGGGCGCCAAGCCGATGACGTTCTTCCTGCACAGTGAAGGGAAGGCCAACACGCTCTACGGCGACGGTTCGTTAGGCGACACGCCGCAGCCCGGCGCCGACCGGCCCGACGGTTTCGCATACGACCCGGCGAATCCGGTCCAGACGTATGGCGGCGGCGGATGCTGCGAAGGGAACGCCGTACACTTCGGCTCATTCGACCAGCGGCCCGTCGAAGCGCGGAACGACGTGCTGGTGTACACGACCGAGCCGTTCAAGGACGGCGTGGAGATGAGCGGCCCGATCACGGTGACGCTCTACGTCTCGTCTAACCGAAAGGACACGGACTTCACCTGGCGCGTCGACGACGTGTACCCCGACGGTCGCGCGTTCAATCTGATCGAGAACATCCAGCGCATGCGCTATCGGGATGGGTACGACAAGCCCGAGGTCTGGATGCAGCCGGGGAAGGTGTACAAGGTGACGTTTCAGCCGATCGATTTCTCCAACTACTTCAAGCCCGGGCATCGGCTGCGGCTGGAGATTTCGAGCAGCAACTTCCCGCGGTTCGATCGCAACATGAACACGGGCGGCAACAACTACGACGAGAAGGTAGGGCTCGTCGCGCAGAACGCGGTGCACCACGACAAGCAGTATCCGTCGGCGGTCACGATCACGGTGGTGCCGTCCGGCGGCGGCGCGGTGCGGGCGGGAGGAAGCCAGAAGTAG
- a CDS encoding nuclear transport factor 2 family protein, translating to MPGRIATLVSVLILGLPLAPSAQTSVSPRSEVMAKVQQFVDAFNKGDVNAMSAACANEGAIIDEFPPHEWHGAGVCAKWAHDFDTDAKAHDITDPVVTVGKPTHVDITGDQAYVVQPANYAYKANGKPVKEVGSIITLTLHREATGWRITGWAWAKH from the coding sequence ATGCCAGGGCGTATCGCAACACTCGTTTCAGTTCTGATCCTCGGGCTTCCGTTGGCTCCGAGTGCACAAACGTCTGTGTCGCCACGCAGCGAGGTGATGGCGAAAGTGCAGCAGTTCGTCGACGCGTTCAACAAGGGGGACGTCAACGCAATGTCGGCGGCGTGTGCGAACGAAGGCGCCATCATCGATGAGTTCCCGCCGCACGAATGGCACGGCGCCGGCGTCTGCGCCAAGTGGGCACACGACTTCGATACCGACGCCAAAGCACACGATATCACCGATCCCGTGGTCACAGTCGGCAAACCGACACACGTCGACATCACCGGAGATCAGGCGTACGTCGTTCAACCCGCGAACTATGCCTACAAGGCGAACGGGAAGCCGGTCAAAGAGGTTGGGTCGATCATCACGCTGACGCTGCACCGCGAGGCGACGGGATGGCGCATCACCGGCTGGGCCTGGGCGAAACATTGA